One window of the Candidatus Kinetoplastibacterium desouzaii TCC079E genome contains the following:
- the rplL gene encoding 50S ribosomal protein L7/L12 — protein sequence MSLSKNEILEAVSSMTVLELSELIKDMEDKFGVSAAAAVAVAAPAAAAAAVEEQTEFNVMLLEAGANKVSVIKVVREITGLGLKEAKDLVDSSPKAVKEGIAKVDAETIKKKLEDAGAKAEIK from the coding sequence ATGTCGTTAAGTAAAAATGAAATTCTTGAAGCAGTATCTAGTATGACAGTTCTAGAGTTATCTGAACTCATTAAAGATATGGAAGATAAATTTGGTGTTTCAGCTGCAGCTGCTGTTGCTGTTGCAGCTCCTGCTGCTGCAGCTGCAGCAGTGGAAGAGCAAACAGAATTTAATGTTATGTTGTTAGAAGCTGGTGCTAATAAAGTAAGCGTTATTAAAGTTGTACGTGAAATAACAGGTTTAGGGTTAAAAGAAGCTAAGGATTTGGTTGATAGCTCACCTAAGGCTGTGAAGGAAGGTATAGCTAAAGTAGACGCAGAAACTATTAAGAAAAAATTAGAAGATGCTGGAGCGAAAGCTGAAATTAAGTAA
- the rplJ gene encoding 50S ribosomal protein L10 — MSLNRQEKAIVIQEILSKLSGAQSVVVAEYRGLDVASISSLRKIARDSGVYLRVLKNSLVRRVVADTDFALLVDKLTGPLIYGISSDPVSAAKVLADFAKNNDKLVIKVGALPNSLLDKDSVMNLANMPSREELLTKLVLTLQSPITQFVRTLNEVPTKFVRGLAAVRDLKQSSI, encoded by the coding sequence GTGAGTCTTAATCGTCAAGAGAAAGCGATAGTTATTCAAGAAATTTTATCAAAATTATCAGGAGCTCAGTCTGTTGTTGTGGCTGAGTATCGTGGTCTTGATGTCGCTTCTATTTCTTCTTTGCGCAAGATTGCGCGTGATTCTGGCGTATATCTCCGAGTTTTAAAAAACTCGTTGGTTCGTCGTGTTGTAGCAGATACGGATTTTGCATTATTAGTCGATAAATTAACTGGACCGTTGATTTATGGTATTAGTTCTGATCCTGTATCGGCAGCTAAAGTTTTAGCTGATTTTGCCAAAAATAATGACAAGTTAGTAATTAAAGTAGGTGCTTTGCCTAATAGTTTATTAGATAAAGATAGTGTTATGAATTTAGCTAACATGCCTTCTCGTGAGGAATTGTTAACAAAATTAGTATTAACATTGCAATCACCAATAACGCAATTTGTGCGTACTCTTAATGAGGTTCCAACTAAGTTTGTTCGTGGTTTGGCTGCGGTTCGTGATTTAAAGCAGTCCTCAATTTAG
- the rplA gene encoding 50S ribosomal protein L1, with amino-acid sequence MKKISKRFSSIVSKVDSAKYYSVLDALNLVKETSVAKFDESIDVSVQLGVDPKKSDQLVRGSVVLPFGTGRKVRVAVFAQGDKAEQAKLAGADIVGFEDLAESIKLGKLDFDVVIASPDAMKIVGSLGQILGPRGLMPNPKVGTVTSDVADAVKNIKAGQVQYRTDKSGIIHTSIGRASFEVDSLKSNLSALIDALQKSRPTTSKGLYLRKVSLSSTMGIGLKVDMSSIV; translated from the coding sequence ATGAAAAAAATAAGCAAACGTTTTTCCAGTATTGTAAGTAAGGTAGATTCTGCAAAATATTATTCTGTTTTAGATGCTTTGAATTTAGTAAAAGAGACTTCTGTAGCTAAATTTGATGAGTCTATTGATGTTTCTGTTCAGCTAGGGGTTGATCCTAAAAAATCTGATCAATTAGTTCGTGGGTCTGTAGTTCTTCCTTTTGGAACCGGTAGAAAAGTTAGAGTGGCTGTATTTGCTCAGGGAGATAAAGCAGAACAAGCAAAATTAGCTGGTGCTGATATTGTTGGATTTGAAGATTTAGCTGAATCTATAAAATTAGGTAAACTAGATTTTGATGTGGTTATTGCTTCTCCAGATGCTATGAAAATTGTTGGATCTCTTGGGCAAATTTTAGGTCCACGTGGTTTAATGCCAAATCCCAAAGTTGGTACTGTTACATCTGATGTTGCTGATGCTGTGAAAAATATTAAAGCTGGTCAAGTTCAGTATCGTACAGATAAAAGTGGTATAATACATACTAGTATTGGTAGAGCTTCTTTTGAAGTTGATAGTTTAAAATCTAATTTATCAGCTTTAATTGATGCTTTACAAAAGAGTAGACCTACAACTTCTAAGGGTTTATATTTGAGGAAAGTATCGTTATCTTCAACTATGGGAATAGGATTGAAGGTTGATATGTCTTCTATAGTTTAG
- the rplK gene encoding 50S ribosomal protein L11: protein MAKKIIGFIKLQVPAGKANPSPPIGPALGQRGLNIMEFCKAFNAKTQGMEVGLPIPVVITAFADKSFTFVLKTPPATVLIKKAIGLQKGSAKPHVDKVGVLTREQAENIAKLKEPDLTASNLDAAVRTIAGSARSMGVKVEVV from the coding sequence ATGGCTAAGAAAATTATAGGATTTATCAAACTGCAAGTTCCAGCAGGTAAAGCTAATCCTTCACCTCCAATCGGTCCTGCTTTAGGTCAGAGAGGTTTGAATATTATGGAGTTTTGTAAGGCTTTTAATGCTAAGACTCAAGGTATGGAAGTAGGATTGCCTATCCCTGTTGTTATTACTGCTTTTGCTGATAAAAGTTTTACTTTTGTTTTAAAAACACCTCCTGCTACCGTTTTAATTAAAAAAGCTATAGGTTTGCAAAAAGGTTCTGCGAAACCACATGTCGATAAAGTTGGTGTTTTAACCAGAGAACAAGCTGAAAATATAGCAAAGTTAAAAGAGCCAGATCTAACAGCTTCTAATTTAGATGCTGCTGTTCGTACTATAGCTGGTAGTGCTCGTAGTATGGGTGTTAAGGTAGAGGTGGTTTGA
- the nusG gene encoding transcription termination/antitermination protein NusG gives MSKSWYIVHVFSGMEKNVLKVLNDRIDASNLRPFFGKILIPSEEVIDVKNGQKNITERSIFPGYMLLEMELTDETWHLVRNTNRITGFLGGSGNKPTPISSKEVEKILSKIEEGNEKPRPKILFEIGEVVRVKDGPFADFNGNVEEINYEKNKIRVSVTIFGRSTPVELEFAQVEKT, from the coding sequence ATGAGTAAAAGTTGGTACATCGTTCATGTTTTTTCTGGCATGGAAAAGAATGTTTTAAAAGTACTAAATGATCGTATTGATGCTTCTAATTTACGTCCTTTTTTTGGTAAAATCTTGATTCCTTCTGAAGAAGTTATAGATGTTAAAAATGGCCAAAAAAATATTACAGAAAGATCTATATTTCCAGGATATATGCTTTTAGAAATGGAACTAACTGATGAAACTTGGCATTTGGTTAGAAACACTAATCGTATAACTGGTTTTCTAGGTGGTTCTGGTAATAAACCTACTCCTATATCAAGTAAAGAAGTTGAAAAAATTCTTTCTAAAATAGAAGAGGGTAATGAAAAACCTAGACCGAAAATTTTATTTGAAATTGGTGAGGTTGTTCGTGTAAAAGATGGTCCGTTTGCTGATTTTAATGGAAATGTGGAAGAGATTAATTACGAAAAGAATAAAATTAGAGTTTCTGTAACAATTTTTGGGAGATCAACTCCTGTTGAGCTTGAGTTTGCTCAGGTAGAAAAAACTTAA
- the secE gene encoding preprotein translocase subunit SecE gives MSISNLENYHGFMDRLKLFLSIFIFLGGFLFLFFDNEKKILRLTFLLLSFLFSFLLLFFTSYRKLLFIFFRDSFFELKLVSWPSRKESLRMTGVVFVFAFLFSLFICFIDKCIEFLLYCIF, from the coding sequence ATGTCTATTTCTAATTTAGAAAACTATCATGGTTTTATGGATAGATTGAAGTTGTTTTTGTCTATTTTTATTTTCCTTGGTGGTTTTTTGTTTTTGTTTTTTGATAATGAAAAAAAAATATTGAGATTAACATTTTTGTTGTTATCTTTTTTATTTTCATTTTTGTTGTTATTTTTTACCTCTTATAGAAAACTGCTGTTTATATTTTTTAGAGATTCTTTTTTTGAGCTTAAATTAGTTTCATGGCCATCTCGTAAAGAATCATTAAGAATGACTGGTGTGGTTTTTGTTTTTGCTTTCTTGTTTAGTTTATTTATATGTTTTATTGATAAATGTATAGAGTTTTTGCTTTATTGCATTTTTTAG
- the tuf gene encoding elongation factor Tu gives MAKGKFERSKPHVNVGTIGHVDHGKTTLTAAITTVLAVKFGGEARGYAQIDAAPEEKARGITINTSHVEYETASRHYAHVDCPGHADYVKNMITGAAQMDGAILVVSAADGPMPQTREHILLSRQVGVPYIVVFLNKADMVDDEELLELVEMEVRELLSKYDFPGDDTPIIKGSAKLALEGDKGDLGEKAILALADALDQYIPTPERAIDGAFLMPVEDVFSISGRGTVVTGRIERGIVKVGEEIEVVGIKNTVKTTCTGVEMFRKLLDQGQAGDNVGILLRGTKREDVERGQVLAKPGSITPHTEFTAEVYVLSKEEGGRHTPFFKGYRPQFYFRTTDVTGTIELPADKEMVLPGDNVSITVKLLAPIAMEEGLRFAIREGGRTVGAGVVSKVIV, from the coding sequence ATGGCGAAAGGCAAGTTTGAACGTAGTAAGCCGCACGTAAACGTTGGTACTATTGGTCACGTTGATCATGGTAAAACAACTTTGACAGCGGCTATTACTACCGTTTTGGCAGTTAAGTTTGGTGGTGAAGCTCGTGGGTATGCTCAGATTGATGCTGCTCCAGAAGAAAAGGCTAGAGGTATTACTATAAATACATCTCATGTTGAGTATGAGACTGCTAGTCGTCATTATGCTCATGTTGATTGTCCTGGTCATGCTGACTATGTAAAAAACATGATTACAGGGGCTGCTCAGATGGATGGAGCCATTCTTGTCGTTTCTGCGGCTGATGGTCCTATGCCACAAACTAGAGAGCATATATTATTATCTCGTCAAGTTGGTGTTCCATATATCGTAGTTTTTTTGAATAAAGCTGATATGGTTGACGATGAGGAACTTCTTGAGCTTGTAGAGATGGAAGTTCGTGAGCTTTTGTCTAAGTATGACTTTCCTGGTGATGATACTCCTATTATTAAGGGTTCTGCCAAATTAGCATTGGAAGGTGACAAGGGTGATTTAGGTGAGAAGGCTATTTTAGCTTTGGCTGATGCTTTAGATCAATATATACCAACTCCTGAGCGTGCTATAGATGGGGCTTTTTTGATGCCTGTTGAAGATGTGTTTTCTATCTCTGGAAGAGGCACTGTTGTTACAGGTCGTATAGAAAGAGGTATAGTAAAGGTTGGAGAAGAGATTGAGGTAGTAGGTATTAAGAACACAGTTAAGACTACTTGCACCGGTGTTGAAATGTTCCGAAAATTATTGGATCAAGGTCAGGCTGGTGATAATGTTGGTATTTTATTAAGAGGTACCAAACGAGAAGATGTTGAGCGTGGTCAAGTTTTAGCTAAGCCTGGTTCTATTACTCCTCATACAGAATTCACAGCTGAAGTCTATGTGTTGTCAAAAGAAGAAGGTGGTCGTCATACTCCTTTCTTTAAAGGTTATCGTCCTCAGTTTTATTTCCGTACTACTGATGTTACTGGGACTATAGAATTACCAGCAGATAAAGAAATGGTTCTTCCTGGTGATAATGTTAGTATTACAGTAAAATTATTAGCTCCTATAGCAATGGAAGAAGGATTACGTTTTGCTATACGTGAAGGAGGAAGAACTGTAGGTGCTGGTGTAGTATCTAAAGTTATTGTTTAA
- the rsmG gene encoding 16S rRNA (guanine(527)-N(7))-methyltransferase RsmG has protein sequence MILNRDNIGSLLFESCDKMNVYLSIEQKDMLEKYSSYIKHWNNIYNITSIKNTFDIVTNHIIDSISVLPSLDKLSIKKNINICDVGSGAGLPGIILSIMRPDWNIFCVESIGKKTAFMRQAIGVLNLSNLKIIQSRVESLHGYKFDILISRAFSSLKNFVLLSKHLVDSEGLICAMKGKIPEEEILEFSDIKDLYIDNIEILKVPNLKAQRCLIIIKKIVNSNL, from the coding sequence ATGATTCTTAATAGAGATAATATTGGTAGTTTATTATTTGAATCATGTGACAAAATGAATGTCTATTTATCTATAGAACAAAAAGACATGTTGGAGAAATATTCATCATATATTAAACATTGGAATAATATATACAATATTACATCCATAAAAAATACTTTTGATATTGTTACTAATCATATCATTGATAGTATTTCAGTTTTACCATCTTTAGATAAATTGTCTATAAAGAAAAATATTAATATTTGTGATGTTGGTTCAGGGGCAGGATTACCAGGAATTATCTTGTCTATTATGAGACCAGATTGGAATATTTTTTGTGTAGAGTCTATTGGAAAGAAAACAGCTTTTATGAGACAGGCCATTGGAGTTTTAAACTTATCAAATTTAAAAATAATACAATCTAGAGTAGAGTCTCTACATGGTTATAAATTTGATATTCTTATTTCAAGAGCTTTCTCTTCTTTAAAAAATTTTGTTTTACTATCAAAACATTTAGTTGATAGTGAAGGTTTAATATGCGCAATGAAAGGTAAAATACCAGAAGAAGAGATTTTAGAATTTTCTGATATAAAAGATTTGTATATAGATAACATTGAAATTTTAAAAGTCCCTAACCTAAAAGCACAAAGATGTTTAATTATTATCAAGAAAATAGTAAATAGTAATTTATAA
- the mnmG gene encoding tRNA uridine-5-carboxymethylaminomethyl(34) synthesis enzyme MnmG, which produces MIYPDKFDVIVIGGGHAGTEAALSSSRQGSKTLLLTNNIDTLGQMSCNPSIGGIGKGHLVKEIDALGGIMALAADYAGIHFRILNSSKGPAVRSTRAQTDRLLYRSYIRKVLENQNNLWVIQQLVDDIVIKNESVVGVRTQLGVLFNSKSVILTAGTFLNGLMHIGDNRIHGGRAGDSSVILLANKFKDIGFSVGRLKTGTPPRIDGRTINYERLQIQHGDTNPIPCFSFINDESIHPTQLPCWITRTNSVSHEIVRNAFDRSPLYNGSIEGVGPRYCPSIEDKVFRFSDKESHQVFLEPEGLNTNEIYPNGISTSLPFDVQIDLVHSLDGLENAHILRPGYSIEYDFFDPKCLKSTLETKYISGLFFAGQVNGTTGYEEAAAQGLIAGLNASRYSRGESQWSPKRSDAYIGVMIDDLITIGVSEPYRMFTSRAEYRLLLREDNADLRLTEIGRSFGLIDDIRWGMFNKKRDLIEKELNRLRSTYLNPRFLLNVFSDSSVGKNLDREYRVFDILKRPGIDYMHLMQVKKDNGDYLVGPGLKDNKLISEQIDINIKYDGYVLRQMDEVKRFSDYENQLIPNNIDYDNLKNLSIEARQKLKEYKPETIGQASRVSGVTPAAISVLLIYIKSLRNKK; this is translated from the coding sequence ATGATTTATCCTGACAAATTTGATGTAATAGTTATAGGTGGTGGACATGCAGGAACAGAAGCCGCTCTATCTTCATCTAGACAAGGATCAAAAACCTTATTATTAACAAATAATATAGATACATTAGGTCAAATGTCTTGTAATCCATCTATTGGAGGAATAGGGAAAGGTCATTTAGTAAAAGAAATAGATGCTTTAGGTGGCATTATGGCTTTAGCTGCTGATTATGCTGGTATACATTTTAGGATACTAAATTCATCGAAAGGTCCTGCTGTACGCTCAACAAGAGCACAAACTGATAGATTATTATATCGATCCTATATTCGAAAAGTTTTAGAAAATCAAAATAATCTTTGGGTAATTCAACAGTTGGTTGATGATATAGTTATCAAAAATGAATCTGTTGTAGGTGTTCGTACTCAGTTGGGTGTTTTGTTTAATTCTAAATCTGTTATTTTAACAGCAGGAACATTTTTAAATGGCTTAATGCATATTGGAGATAACAGAATTCATGGTGGTAGAGCTGGTGATTCTTCAGTTATTTTATTAGCTAATAAATTTAAAGATATTGGTTTTTCTGTTGGTAGATTAAAGACAGGTACCCCTCCTAGAATAGACGGTCGTACAATTAATTATGAAAGATTACAGATACAACATGGTGATACAAATCCTATTCCATGTTTCTCATTTATAAATGATGAAAGTATTCATCCTACACAATTACCTTGTTGGATCACAAGAACTAATTCTGTATCGCATGAGATAGTTAGAAATGCTTTTGATAGATCACCTCTTTATAATGGATCTATAGAAGGTGTTGGTCCTAGGTACTGTCCTTCAATAGAGGATAAGGTTTTTCGTTTTTCTGATAAGGAATCTCACCAAGTATTTTTAGAGCCTGAAGGACTAAATACAAATGAAATTTATCCAAATGGTATATCTACAAGTTTACCTTTTGATGTTCAGATTGATTTGGTTCATTCTTTAGATGGTTTAGAAAATGCTCATATATTAAGACCTGGGTATTCTATAGAGTATGATTTTTTTGATCCAAAGTGTTTAAAATCAACTCTAGAAACAAAATATATATCAGGATTGTTTTTTGCAGGTCAAGTAAATGGTACTACTGGATATGAAGAAGCTGCTGCACAAGGTTTGATTGCAGGATTGAATGCTTCTAGATATTCTCGTGGAGAATCTCAATGGAGTCCTAAAAGAAGTGATGCTTATATTGGGGTAATGATAGATGATCTTATAACTATCGGTGTAAGTGAGCCTTATAGAATGTTTACTTCGAGAGCTGAGTATCGTTTGCTATTAAGAGAGGATAATGCTGATTTAAGGCTTACTGAAATAGGTAGAAGTTTTGGATTGATTGATGATATTAGGTGGGGAATGTTTAATAAAAAACGTGACTTAATTGAAAAAGAGTTAAATAGGCTAAGAAGTACATATTTAAACCCACGCTTTTTATTGAATGTTTTTTCTGATTCTTCTGTAGGTAAAAATTTAGATAGGGAATATCGGGTTTTTGATATTCTAAAAAGACCAGGGATAGATTACATGCATTTAATGCAAGTAAAGAAAGACAATGGAGATTATTTAGTAGGTCCTGGTTTAAAAGATAATAAGCTTATTTCAGAGCAAATAGATATTAATATCAAGTATGATGGTTATGTTTTAAGGCAGATGGATGAAGTTAAAAGATTTTCTGATTATGAAAATCAGTTGATACCTAATAATATAGATTATGATAATTTAAAAAATTTATCTATTGAAGCTAGACAAAAGCTTAAGGAATATAAACCAGAGACAATTGGTCAGGCTTCCAGAGTATCAGGTGTTACTCCAGCAGCAATTTCTGTTTTGCTTATTTATATAAAAAGCCTAAGGAACAAAAAATGA